The Methyloprofundus sedimenti genome includes the window TATTCTCCGGTCAGGCCTTGTGGTAGCGTAAAATTTAATACCGGGTGGCTTATTTCATTCACAGGAACTAACTCTTTAAACACGGCAGGCGCAGATGAAAATCCCTTCTCGGTTATATATAATATAAGACCATCACCGCTCAATACAGCAACCCATAAATCCAGTACTTCAAGCCTGTGCATTGTTTCTTCAAGCCGCACTCGAACGACTTCACCCGCAGTATAAACAGCATTTAAAGGTACAAACTCTAACTGCCCTGTACGCGGGCGCATGGCCTCGATAATAATTGGGTGTTCCGGCACATTGCGTATTAACCCTGCTTCAGTGGGAACTGACTCTGTCGCCACTGCACTAATAGTATCAACCACCTGCATACCCTGGATAACTTTGCCAAAAACAGCATAACCTAAGTTATCAAAAGATAAATTATCCACTGTATTAATAAAAAATTGTGATCTGGCGCTATCCGGGTTACTAAGCCGCGCCATTGCAATGCTACCACGTATATTTTGCAAACCCTCACCCAGCTCTAAAGCAATAGGCTCATGATTTTCTTTTAATTCCAGGGAGACAGAGTACCCTCCCCCCTGTATCAGAAAGTTATCAATGACCCGATGAAACAAAGTATCGTCATAAAAACCTTCACCGACATAAGTTAAAAAATTTTGCGTAGTGAGCGGGGCCTTATCTGCGGCTAATTCTACTGTAATCAATCCTTGAGTAGTTTGAATATCAACAATGGGATTAGCAGATGCAAAAGAGATCAAGGGGCT containing:
- a CDS encoding peptidylprolyl isomerase, giving the protein MLKKSPFNHYLNVIALVIACSPLISFASANPIVDIQTTQGLITVELAADKAPLTTQNFLTYVGEGFYDDTLFHRVIDNFLIQGGGYSVSLELKENHEPIALELGEGLQNIRGSIAMARLSNPDSARSQFFINTVDNLSFDNLGYAVFGKVIQGMQVVDTISAVATESVPTEAGLIRNVPEHPIIIEAMRPRTGQLEFVPLNAVYTAGEVVRVRLEETMHRLEVLDLWVAVLSGDGLILYITEKGFSSAPAVFKELVPVNEISHPVLNFTLPQGLTGEYALLAVFNKPGAGIEDLMHSLRSNIAQISVDFILE